GCAGATGAGGACTTTTTGGTATTGAGCTATAGCATAAGCTATTTCTGTAAATGTTTTGATAGCTTCTTCCAAACAGCAAGACCAATCTGTTTCTTTGTGAGGAAATACGAGTTGAACGAAACTTTGTTTTTCCCACTCGGGAATTAGATAATTCATTTTACTCCTTTGTTGATTGAAATCAATGGTTATTTTCTTTTTTGTCAATATAATACAAAAAAAGGAGAAAAAATGAAAAAGCTTTTATTAACGGGACTTTTAACCGCAGGATTTTTGTTTGCTTATAATCCGCTTGATGGTGTAAAAGCACAAAAACAAGCGGCGCTTAAAATCGTGGGAGATAGTTTTATAAACATAAAACAGCTCAAAAATTGGATAAAAAACAATAAAAATTTCCAAATCGTAGATGTTAGAGAACCTATGGAGTGGAATGCCGGCCAAATCGATTATCTTGAGACGATAAATTTGCCAAGAGGCGTATTATACGGAGGAGTTAAATCGGGAGCGTTAAAGCCTAATAAAACGTATGTAATCGTATGTAGAACGGGACATAGGGCGCTTTTGGCTGCGGCAACTCTTAAGAAATGGTATAACTTTAAGCATGTTTATGTATTAAAAGGCGGTATTAAAGCCTGGATTCAAAGCGGAGGGGTTGTGGTAAATTCGCTTCATTTAGGGCCTGTTAAAATTCAGCTCGTTAAATAAAACGGGCTTCCCTTTTTATAGCATTTAGAGTCTGTCACTGGTTATAAGAAGTTTAATAATAAATGATTGAAGAAAAAGAGAGATTAGATATCTCTCGGATCGGCGATTTTTCCGGCGATTGCACTTGCCGCGGCAACTGCCGAGTTGCTAAGGTATACTTCTGAGTTTCTGCTTCCCATTCTACCTCTGAAGTTTCTATTCGTAGTGGCTACACATCTTTCACCATCACCCAAAATACCCATATATCCTCCAAGACATGCACCGCAAGTAGGATTTGCTACAACTGCACCTGCATCGATAAGAGTATCGATAATACCTTCGTGCTCCGCTTGTTTGTAGATTCTTTGAGTTGCCGGTGTTACTATTAGTCTTACTTTTTTATGTACTCTTTTTCCTTTTAGAATTTCCGCTGCGATTCTAAGGTCGCTAAGAGTTCCGTTCGTACAGCTTCCGATATATACTTGGTGGATTTCGATATCGTCTTTTACGGCTTGGCTGATAGGTTTTCCGTTACTTGGCAAATATGGATATGCTACTAAAGGTTCGAGTTCGCTAACGTTTATTTCGATAGTTTGGGCGTATTTTGCATCAGGGTCCGAATAGTGAATTTTAGGCTCTGCGCGTAAAGGATTGTATTTTTTAACTTCGTTTAGGAATTCTTCGGTGATTTTGTCATATGCGATAATTCCGTTTTTAGCTCCGGCTTCTATAGCCATATTACAAAGGCTCATTCTATCGTCCATAGGAAGATTTTCGATTACTTCTCCCGTGAATTCAAGGGCTTTGTAAAGCGCTCCGTCAACTCCTATTCTTCTGATTAATTCAAGAATCAAATCTTTTCCGTAAACGTGCTCTCCTCTTTCGCCTTTGAAAATTACTTTGATACTTTCAGGAACTTTAAACCAGCTTTTACCCGTAATCATACAAAACGCGATATCAGTACTTCCCATACCTGTAGAAAACGCTCCTAAAGCTCCGTGAGTACATGTATGGCTGTCCGCTCCGATAATAACGTCTCCGGGGATTACAAGTCCTTTTTCAGGTAAAAGTCTATGCTCGATTCCCATATCTTTTTCGTCAAAAAAGTTTTTAAGGTCGTGTTTGTATGCGAAGTCTCTGTTTATTTTTGCTTGGTTTGCGCTTGCTATGTCTTTTGGCGGGATGAAGTGGTCTAATACAATTGCGAAATTATCAGGTTTTGCAAGTTTTTTTGCGCCGCTCTCTTCAAAAGCTCTGATTGAAATAGGAGTGGTAATATCGTTTCCGATAGTCATATCCACATCACACATAATAATTTCGCCCGGCTTTACTTCACGCCCTATATGTTCGGCAAAAATCTTTTCCGTAATAGTCATAGGCATAGTAATCCTTTTTTATTGGAATTATAGCTAATTTGATATAATTAATGAAAATATGGCGAAATCGTGAAATAGTGAGTTTGTGATATTGAAAAAAGATGAGAAATTGGTGAAATCGTGAAATTGAAAAGAGGGGAAATAGCAAGCACAAAAGTCGAAGAATTTGAAATATTTAAAAAAGGGAGGTAAATGGCGAAAATTTTTATATTTATAGGTGTGATTTTTATAATTATCGGGTTACTTCTTTATTTTTTCAAAGATTTTCCTCTGTTTCATTTGCCCGGAGATATCGTTATTAAAAAAGAGAATTTCGTATTTTATTTTCCTATTACGTCATCAATTTTAATAAGTGTCGTTTTGAGCGCGATATTTTATATCATTTCAAAGATTATGCAATGAGACTTTTTATAGCGACACCCGTTACTTTGCCGATATACGGGGCTATTAAACAATCTCTTTCGAAATACGTAGAGGGCAAGTGGGTTGAGGGGTGGAATTTGCATCTAACTCATAAATTTATAGGAGAAGACGAACCTGAAAAGTACCTAAAGAATCTGGATATTAAAAAAGATAGCTTTAAAATAAACGGCATCGGGACGTTTGGGGATAGGATTTTGTATCTTAAAGCCGATATCGACGACGATATAAACAGACAGATAAACGAAAAATTTTCGTTAAAAAACGATAAGCCTTTTAAACCTCATATCACTCTTTGTAGAATCAAAAACATAAAAGACGAAAAGTTTTGGGATGAGCTGAAAAAATGGGAAAATATCAAGCTCGAAGTGCCTCTTGAAGTCTATCTTTACAAATCGACTCTGACGAAAAAAGGTCCTATTTATGAAAAAATCCACAAATATTAAAGCAGTAGCGTTAAAATATAAGGCCTATGAAGACAATGCCCCTAAAGTCGTTGCAAAAGGAAAAGGGGTTTTGGCTCAAAAAATTATTCAAAAAGCAAAAGAGTACGACGTTCCTCTTTTTCAAAACGAAGCTCTTGCGGATATGCTTTTGAGTGTTGAGGTGGGTGAAGAGATTCCTCCGAAAATGTACGAAGCGGTGGTCGAGGTGTTTGTGTGGCTATATAATTTGGAAGAAAAAGCTCAGCTTAGTAAAGGTTAGTTTAGTTTACAAGACTAAAGTTTTGTGATATAATAAATAAAAGCTGTTAAGGAGGGGAAAATGGAAAAATACGAAATATTGCCTAAACTTGCAAGGCTTTCTATTGCGGAGGAATTTGAGGGGAAAAAACTTATAGATAAAAACGAATGGCTTGAAAAGTATCCTTGGTTGGCGGAAGAGAGAGCGACTTTTGTCACTTTAAAAATGAAAGATAAACCCAGAGGAAGCAATCTTAGAGGATGTATAGGTTCTATTTTGCCGTATCGTCCTTTGATTGACGATGTTATTGCAAACGCAAAGGCTGCGGCGTTTGAAGATCCGAGATTTCCACCTTTAACTCCTGAAGAATTTGATAGAGTGAAAATAGAAGTTAGCGTGCTTACGATTCCTGAAAAAGTGGAATACGAAGATATCGCCGATTTAAGAAGCAAAATCAGACCGGGGGTTGATGGTGTGATACTTCAGCTTGCAAATCATCAAGCAACGTTTTTACCGGCAGTCTGGGAAGAATTGCCGGTATTTGACCTGTTTTTCGCACATCTTTGCGTAAAAGCCGGGCTTCCGGGAGATTGTTTGAGATATCATCCGACAATTTACAGATATCAGGCTATAGAAGTAGAAGAGGAGTAGTTATTTAATTTCGGCTTTGAATTTCAAATCTCCGTATAAAGCCGTATCCTCTTCGTCTTTTGCCGAAGTTTCTATCAATCCCAAATGGTATTCGTTTTTGTTAAAGAACTGCCAGCCGTTTATATCGTGCTGAGGGTCGTCTATTAACGCCATAGGAATATAGGCGATAAGACCTTTTTTATAAAGAGTGTAGCGATTTTGATACATTTGGTTGTAGAAATTGTAGATTTTGTTATCCCAGCCGTCTTTGTTGAATTCTCCGTCGTCAATTTGTCCGTTTGAATTTTTGTCATCCCATGTACCGCTTGCAATTGCTACGTAAGCCAAAAGTACCGGTTTTTTGTAGGTGTCGTGTAAAAAGGCGCTCAGGTTTTCTACTCTTTTTGCTAAATAATCAATACCGATTTGAGAATCAGTATAGTGTATAAGATTCGGGTCGTCTTGGGTGCCGGGATTGTCCGGGTCTCTTGAAAATTGAGATACCATTTCTTGAAACGATATGAAATCTATTTTATCAAGAAGATATTTATAAACCGAGTAGCTTTTTATCCATTCGGATTTGTCTCCAAGAGCGCAGTTTGCATATCCGCACTCCGGATACGTTTCGTTTGCGTTTCTTTTGCCCGTGTCCATCATACAAAGAGAAAATTTTGCGTCTTTTATTTTTGATTTGATGATATCTATCGCGTTTGAGAAGATACCTGCCATTGTTTTTGAGTTGTTTTCGTCGTTTACGATAAAATTTTTATTAAATTCGGGCTCGATTATTATAATTTTTTCGCCTTTTAATTTTGAGATGTAATTTGCAAACGTATCGGCGGCTTGGTAGTAGTCGTCTATTTCGTCTTGGGTTGGCATTTGGGTTAGTGAATCTCCAAAATAGTAAAAAATAAATACCGGAATCTTGCCTTCGTCCATTGCTTTTTGGATATCGCTCCATTCATACCAATCGCTCGGAGCTCCGTTATCAAACCACTCTTTTACAAACCACATGGAGAAATATTTTTTTGAAGAGGCGAATTCGATAGCTTTTTTGAATCCTTCATAGGAAAATTTCGCCGTTTCGTTGTATTCATTCGGTGAAGTCGTTTTAAAAAGAAATTTTGCTCCGTCAAACCATTTTATTTTGCCGTTTTGCAGATAAAACGGATATCCGTTTCGTATCGGAGTGCCTAATTCGGCGCTATCGGAGTCATTTGTGCCGTTTTGACATCCCAAAAACAATAGTGCGATTATTAAAAACAAAATTCTCATAAAATTCCTTTTTTTGTCGATTTAAAAATAAAAGGCTATAAAATGCTTATCGACACTTCTTCGATTAATTCAACCTCGTTTTCGTTTCATTTTACCACAAGTAGCGGAGATAGGATAGATTTGGAAATGAGTGACAGCTTAAAAGCTACGAGTAGTTACAAAAAAAGTTCGGATACTACGGTAAAAGAGATTAGTTTGGAACATGCTTTTGAATATAAATTTCATTATAAAGGGAACGGATTAAGCGAGCAAGATAAAAAAGAGATAAAAGAAGCATTTAAGAAGATAAAACCTATGTTGGAGAAATTCTTAAAACAAAAAGATACTAATGAAAAAACGATGACGAATTTTTCGCAGATGTTGAAATCATCACTTCCTTTGCCAAAAAACGATAATCACCTAAATGCAATTAAAAACGAGGGTGTAAAAACTTTTGATGATGTTTTAAATGAAATAAAAGCTTCTTTTGATGAGCTAAAAAAAGCAAAAGAGCTTTTTGATAAGTTGTTTTCTAAAAATTTTGAGTTTTATGTTTGAACGGATAAAATTTAACGACCAAATAAGAAAAGATAACGGCTAAAATCACCCTGATAGAAACCAAAAGCCAAAAGTTAGCTCCGAAAAGTACGAATAAAAGAGGGTCTTCTATTAGAGAGTGGGCTATCATAAGAAACGTACCCACAAAAAGCAGCTCTTTTTTACTAAGACGATTTTTTTCAGCTATCAAAATCCCCGCTCCGTAAGTAATTCCCAAAATTATGCCCGTAATTATCGAAAAGGGAGCGCTTAGGTTTTTGTTTTTGAATAGTTTTTCTTTGATAAAATGCATAACGATGATGATTATTGTTATTAAAATGATGATTTTTACAGCCAAAACGGAGGCGTTATATAAAGAATTTCCAAGCATATCCCAAAAAGAGTCGTAATGAGGTAGCGATATCTCTTTTTGGAGTGTTTTACCTTCTATATGAATAGGAAGCGCTCTAAAAACAATAACGGCAACTATTCCTACACCTATTCGAAGAAGTGTGGAGTACCAATGAGGCATACCGAGTTTTTTCATGATAGAATTTTCAACGGGCAGTGCGTGAGCGATACCCAAAAAAAGCCCTAAAATTGTCCATTCGTAAGGCGTTAGCCCAAGAGGAGCGGCAAATGCTATTGCGGCGTAGAGATTAAAAAGCACTCCGGCGGCAATTGAAAGAGAAACCTCGGGACTTAATCCCATAATGGAAGTAATAGGTTCGAAAATAAAAGATATTTTTTGCAAAATTCCGAAATAGATTAAAATATCCGCTAAAAGATAAAAAGGAATTACAAGTTTTATGATTAAAAGAGCAGTTTTCAATGATTGGTTTATTAGTTGTTTCACTCTTACTCGCTTTTTAAAGGCATTGTAACAAATTGTAATTATTATTTAATATTCCCTTATTCGATTGTTTATAAAACGGCGATATCGGAGTTTTTTCGTAACATTTTGTTACACTATATTTCGACTCTGTTTTTTCCGTTTTGTTTTGCTTTGTAGAGGTTGATATCGGCTCTTTTTATTGCATCAAAAAGAGTTTTATCAAAAGAATTAAGCTCGCTAATTCCGACGCTTATTGTGAATTTCAGGTTTTTATTTCCTATTTTTACTTCTAAATTTTCAATAGCTTTTCTGATTTTTTCAGCTACTTTATACGTATCTTGAAGAGAAGAGTTCGGCAGGATTAATAAAAACTCCTCACCTCCGTATCTGATTAAAAAGTCCTCTTTTCTGATGATAGATTTTATCGTATCGGCAAGTTTCGTTATTATCAAATCACCAATATCGTGACCGAAATTGTCGTTTATTTGTTTAAAATTATCTATATCGAGCATCACAATACCGACTTTTGTTTTTTTCAAAGAGTATTTGGTAAATAGTTGGTTGGCTTTTTCTTCTAAAAATCGTCTGTTAAGAGCTTCGGTTAGGCCGTCTTTGTAGGCTTTGTCACTATACTCTTCAACTTTTTCGCTTAAGATATTAAGATATGTTTTGATTTTTTGAGCCACTTCTATTAGATTGTTTTTATAAATATCAAGTTCGTCTTTAGGGGTGGTTTTTTGAGGAATTTGAGAAAATTTTTGTTCTTTTATGAGAGTTAAAATTTTATTTATATCTTCCATTTTTGTAAAAATCCACCTAAATAGTATAAAAACTATCCCGAAAGCCACTAAAAATCCTAAAAGTTCGATAATCGTTTTTTCGATAAGGATTCTTTTTATAGTCGCAATCGATTGTTTTATGTCGTCTTTTATTACCAAATATGCCATAGGATGTCCGAAAAAATCTGAAATTTTGATTTTTGTGAAAACATAATTGTTTTTTACTTCAAATCCGGGTTTTAAATCGATGTTTTTAAATACTTTTCCTAAAACCTTGTAGTTTTCATAAGTCGGTAGTTTGGCGTATTCTTTGTATTTTTGAGGTAAAAGCATTTTTTTTAGAATATCGTTATTTAGATAAATGCTTACGCTTTGAGCTCCCAACTTTTCAAACAGCTTTTTAAAAATTTTAATGTTTAACCCAAAAGATAGGCTTCCAAGGATTTTACCGTTATAAATTATCGGATATGTTGCTCTAAGACCAGGATATAATCTACAGACATAATAATGGGTAGAAGGTTGAAAAGACGTATCCACCCACAAAATATCGGCTCTGCTTTTTGAGACGTTGATGTTGTATTGTTTTAGATTTGCAAAATTGACGAAACTTATTGCAGGAGCTTTGAAAAAATGAATCTCTTCGATTATATTTGAATTATGCAGATTTTTATAGAGAGGTTTTATATAACTGATTAATTTTGTTCTGTTGTTTTCAAGATAAGATTCTATGATTATAGGAGAAGAAGTTAAAAATTTAGCAAATGCGTCTAAGAATGTTTTTTTACTGTCGTATAAAACGTTATATTCTTTTAATCGGTTTTCATATGTTTCTTTTGCTTTTTGAGTGACTAGTTTTGTAAGGCTTTGTTGATTGTAAAAAAAAGAAATGATTATTATGATTATAGTTAAAGTCGCTAGTATGAAATATATTCTTTTTTTCACTTAAAGCCTTTATGTCTTAAATATCATAGTTCAACTCTGTTTTTTCCGTTTTGTTTTGCTTTGTAAAGGTTACTATCGGCTCTTTTAATGGAATCATAAATATTTTGATCGTTATATTCTATTTTTGAAATACCTGCGCTAATTGTGATTTTCATATTATCCAAGGAATTCGACTCCACGGCTTTTATGAGTTTTTTAGTTATTCCTAAAGCGGTGTGAAGTTCCGTTTCGCTTAGTAAAATCAAAAATTCTTCGCCTCCGTATCTAATTAGAATGTCTTCTTTTCTGAGGTTTTCTTTTAAGATTTTAGCTACGTATTCTAAAACTTCATCTCCTTTTTTATGTCCGTATGTGTCGTTTATTTTTTTAAAATCGTCGATATCTATCATAATAACGGAAGTAGGAAAAGATGAAACTTTTGCTTTTAGGAAAATTTTGGTTTCTATTTCTTTGAAAAAATTTCTATTGAAGGTTTGGGTAAGTTCGTCAATATAGGCTTTTTTCTTGTAATCTTCGACTTTTAGAGATAGAAGTTTTATGTACGTTTCTATCTCTCGGCCTAATTTTACTATTTCGTTTCTAAATTCGTCACAAATGTTTTTTTCCGGTGTTAGGGGAGGCAGTTTTTCAAATTCTCTTTGTTTAATATTGGCGATTATACTTCTTACTATTTTAAATCTTTTTAGTAAAAATTCGATAAAACAAAACATTAAAGTAAAAAACATTAGAGAAATAACGGTAATGACTATTAAATTTATTGTCGCTAATTGTAATAGAGGAGATATTTCTTGTTTAATACTGTCTTTGATAATTATAGTTTTATCTTTAATTCTAAAAATTGAAATAACCGTATTATCTATGATTTTATAACCTGGATTTTCTTTTGTGGAGATAATTTCGGCATTTTTAAAATTTTTAAGAAAGTTTTGTAAATTTTTTTCATGAGTTAAAAGTTCGTTTTTTCTTAGAATGTAGATTTTTTTTGCAAGATTTTCTTTTAGGGAATTAATAGTTTTTTTATTTACTTCGTAGCTTAAAAAAATGGCAAAAAAAGTTACTAAAATTAATATCGAAAAAATAGTAATACGTATCTTATAATGTTTTAAATTCATAAAGTGCCCTTTAAAGCGGGCAAAAGGCTTATTCAGCCTTTAAAACAGCTCCGTTACTCGCGTTTGTTACTAACATTCGGTATTGTTTTAGCCATTTGCCCGGTACTTCTTTTTTAATCGGTTTGAATTCTTTTTTTCTTTTTTCGATTTCTTCTTGTGGTAAATCGACATTTATAGAGAAATTATCAACATCTATTTCGATAATATCTCCGTCTTTTAGAAGTCCTATCATTCCGCCCTCAGCCGCTTCAGGAGATACGTGACCGATACTTAGCCCCCTTGTAGCACCAGAAAATCTTCCGTCCGTGATAAGAGCGACTTTGTCTCCAAGCCCCATACCCATAATTAAGCTTGTAGGAGCAAGCATCTCTTGCATTCCGGGACCTCCTTTAGGCCCTTCGTATCTGATTACTACGACGTCTCCTTCTTTTACTTTTCCGCTTGTAATACCCTCAATCGCTTCTTGCTGAGAATCAAAACATACGGCTTTTCCTCTGAATTTTCTGCTTCCTGTGATTCCAGCCGTTTTGATTACGCATCCTTCTTCGGCTAAATTACCGAAAAGTATCGCAAGTCCTCCCACTTCACTATAAGGATTTTCAATAGGATGAATTACGCTCGGGTCTTTAACTTCGGCGTCTTTGATTCTGTCTGCTACTGTTCCGCCTTCGATTACAGGGTTGTCAAGGTAAAGGATAGTGTCGCTTCTTCTGCTGATTTCTTTCATAACGGCACTCATACCGCCTGCTCTGTGGATATCTTCCATATGTACCGTTTGAAGTGACGGCGAAATTTTTGCGATGTGTGAAGTGTGTCTTGCGATTTCGTTTAGTTTGTGAAGGTCAAAATCAACATCCGCTTCTTTTGCGATAGCCATCATATGAAGTACGGTATTTGAGCTACCTCCCATAGCCATATCCACTACGAATGCGTTGTGGATTGCCTTTTCGTTGATTATGTTTTTGATTTTGTATTCTTGTGTGAGCTTCTCGTCTTTAGCGATTTCGCATATTCTTCTTGCCGCTTTTCTTAATAGCTCTTCTCTTTCAGGCGTAAGCGCTAAAATCGTTCCGTTACCTTTAAGCGCAATACCCATAGCTTCGATTAAAGTATTCATAGAGTTTGCCGTAAACATACCAGAACAGCTTCCTCCACCCGGACACGCAAGACATTCAAGCTGATAAAGTTTTTCTTCGTCGATTTCGCCTTTTTCGAATTTACCCACTCCCTCAAATACCGTCGCAAGGTCGATAGGAGTTCCGTCAGGTAAATGGCCGGCTCTCATAGGACCGCCTGTTACAAAGATAGTAGGTACGTTTACTCTAAGCGCTCCCATAACCATACCAGGAGTAATCTTATCGCAGTTCGGGATACAGATAAGAGCGTCGAGTTTGTGGGCGTTCATAACCGTTTCGATAGAATTTGCGATAATTTCTCTACTTGGTAAGCTATAAAGCATTCCGTCATGCCCCATAGCGATTCCGTCATCCACACCGATTGTGTTAAATTCAAACGGAACGCACCCGTTTTTTCTAATTTCGTCTTTAACGATTTCAGCGTATTTGTTTAAGAAAAAATGTCCCGGAATAATTTCGATAAAGCTGTTGGCAACTCCGATAAAAGGTTTGTCAAAGTCCTCGTCTTTAAGCCCTGTGGCTCTTAATAAACTTCTGTGAGGGGCTCTATGCCAGCCTTTTTTTACTTCATCACTTCTCATATTCTTCCTTTTGTTAGTTTTTTGCTTATTTTATCACAAAAATATTATAAAATTCTTGAAACTTGAAATGTTAAAACTAAATAAGCGAAACAATTGCGAATTTTAATGGAAAAAAAGCGTTAAAAAAAGCACACTAAAAGCGTGAGCGGTCTGTGCTTTTTAGCTTTTTTGCAATGGCTAAAATTTGCTCTTTTGTTGAGCTATTTAGTTTTATAATGTTTAAGAAGTCGTATGAGAAGTATGAAAATAATCATTTTAAAAGGGCGCGTATGCTGAAAATCGCAATAGACAGAGGCGGGACTTTTACGGATATTTATGCGGTGTATAAAAACAGGGTGATTGTAAAAAAGATATTGAGCGAATCGCCTTTTTATGAGGATTCGAATACTCAGGCGATAAAAGAGGTTTTTGATGAACTCGGCGAGGAGTTTGATTTAAGCAAAATAGAGTGGATAAGGCTTGGGACGACTGTGGGGACGAACGCTTTGCTTGAGGGCAAGGGGGCCGATGTTACGTTTGTAGTGACAAAAGGTTTTGGAGATTTGCTTGAAATTCGAGACCAAAGAAGAGAGGATTTGTTTGCTTTGAATATCAAAAAACCGAAACCTCTTTATAAAAAAGTAATTGAAATAGATGAACGCGTAATGCCGGGAGGCAGGGTGGAAAAAGAGCTTGAAAAAGAAATAGAATTTGACGAAAACGTAGCGGTTTTGTTTTTACACTCATACGAATATCCGGAGCATGAAAAGAAAATAAAAGCAAAATCAATTTCAAGAAGTCATGAAGTCTATCCTATCATAAACGCCGTATATAGAGGCGACACGACGGTGATTGATGCGTATCTCACACCCGTGATTAAAGAATACGTCGCTAAAATCAAAAAGAATCTCGGTGAAAATATCTATTTTATGAAAAGTGACGGCGGGCTTTGCGGTGCGGATGAATTCAGAGGTGCCAATTCCATATTAAGCGGTCCGGCAGGCGGAGTCGTGGCGTTAAAGACCATATACAAAGATAAAGCGCTAATCGGATTTGATATGGGCGGAACGAGTACGGATGTCAGCAGGTTTGACGGAGAGATTGAGCTTAAGTATTTCGATAAAATCGCCGGGCATTACATAAGCTATCCTATGGTGGATATTCACACCGTCGCAGCCGGCGGGGGAAGCAGGCTTTTTTATAAAGACGGGATGTTTTTGGTAGGGCCTGAAAGCAGCGGCTCTAACCCCGGACCACTTTGCTACGGAAGAGACGGGTATCTTAGCATTACCGACGCAAATGCCGT
This window of the Caminibacter pacificus genome carries:
- the ilvD gene encoding dihydroxy-acid dehydratase, whose amino-acid sequence is MRSDEVKKGWHRAPHRSLLRATGLKDEDFDKPFIGVANSFIEIIPGHFFLNKYAEIVKDEIRKNGCVPFEFNTIGVDDGIAMGHDGMLYSLPSREIIANSIETVMNAHKLDALICIPNCDKITPGMVMGALRVNVPTIFVTGGPMRAGHLPDGTPIDLATVFEGVGKFEKGEIDEEKLYQLECLACPGGGSCSGMFTANSMNTLIEAMGIALKGNGTILALTPEREELLRKAARRICEIAKDEKLTQEYKIKNIINEKAIHNAFVVDMAMGGSSNTVLHMMAIAKEADVDFDLHKLNEIARHTSHIAKISPSLQTVHMEDIHRAGGMSAVMKEISRRSDTILYLDNPVIEGGTVADRIKDAEVKDPSVIHPIENPYSEVGGLAILFGNLAEEGCVIKTAGITGSRKFRGKAVCFDSQQEAIEGITSGKVKEGDVVVIRYEGPKGGPGMQEMLAPTSLIMGMGLGDKVALITDGRFSGATRGLSIGHVSPEAAEGGMIGLLKDGDIIEIDVDNFSINVDLPQEEIEKRKKEFKPIKKEVPGKWLKQYRMLVTNASNGAVLKAE
- the leuC gene encoding 3-isopropylmalate dehydratase large subunit; the protein is MPMTITEKIFAEHIGREVKPGEIIMCDVDMTIGNDITTPISIRAFEESGAKKLAKPDNFAIVLDHFIPPKDIASANQAKINRDFAYKHDLKNFFDEKDMGIEHRLLPEKGLVIPGDVIIGADSHTCTHGALGAFSTGMGSTDIAFCMITGKSWFKVPESIKVIFKGERGEHVYGKDLILELIRRIGVDGALYKALEFTGEVIENLPMDDRMSLCNMAIEAGAKNGIIAYDKITEEFLNEVKKYNPLRAEPKIHYSDPDAKYAQTIEINVSELEPLVAYPYLPSNGKPISQAVKDDIEIHQVYIGSCTNGTLSDLRIAAEILKGKRVHKKVRLIVTPATQRIYKQAEHEGIIDTLIDAGAVVANPTCGACLGGYMGILGDGERCVATTNRNFRGRMGSRNSEVYLSNSAVAAASAIAGKIADPRDI
- a CDS encoding nucleoside recognition protein → MKQLINQSLKTALLIIKLVIPFYLLADILIYFGILQKISFIFEPITSIMGLSPEVSLSIAAGVLFNLYAAIAFAAPLGLTPYEWTILGLFLGIAHALPVENSIMKKLGMPHWYSTLLRIGVGIVAVIVFRALPIHIEGKTLQKEISLPHYDSFWDMLGNSLYNASVLAVKIIILITIIIIVMHFIKEKLFKNKNLSAPFSIITGIILGITYGAGILIAEKNRLSKKELLFVGTFLMIAHSLIEDPLLFVLFGANFWLLVSIRVILAVIFSYLVVKFYPFKHKTQNF
- a CDS encoding rhodanese-like domain-containing protein — its product is MKKLLLTGLLTAGFLFAYNPLDGVKAQKQAALKIVGDSFINIKQLKNWIKNNKNFQIVDVREPMEWNAGQIDYLETINLPRGVLYGGVKSGALKPNKTYVIVCRTGHRALLAAATLKKWYNFKHVYVLKGGIKAWIQSGGVVVNSLHLGPVKIQLVK
- a CDS encoding EscU/YscU/HrcU family type III secretion system export apparatus switch protein; the encoded protein is MKKSTNIKAVALKYKAYEDNAPKVVAKGKGVLAQKIIQKAKEYDVPLFQNEALADMLLSVEVGEEIPPKMYEAVVEVFVWLYNLEEKAQLSKG
- a CDS encoding GGDEF domain-containing protein, with amino-acid sequence MNLKHYKIRITIFSILILVTFFAIFLSYEVNKKTINSLKENLAKKIYILRKNELLTHEKNLQNFLKNFKNAEIISTKENPGYKIIDNTVISIFRIKDKTIIIKDSIKQEISPLLQLATINLIVITVISLMFFTLMFCFIEFLLKRFKIVRSIIANIKQREFEKLPPLTPEKNICDEFRNEIVKLGREIETYIKLLSLKVEDYKKKAYIDELTQTFNRNFFKEIETKIFLKAKVSSFPTSVIMIDIDDFKKINDTYGHKKGDEVLEYVAKILKENLRKEDILIRYGGEEFLILLSETELHTALGITKKLIKAVESNSLDNMKITISAGISKIEYNDQNIYDSIKRADSNLYKAKQNGKNRVEL
- a CDS encoding ATP/GTP-binding protein, which gives rise to MLIDTSSINSTSFSFHFTTSSGDRIDLEMSDSLKATSSYKKSSDTTVKEISLEHAFEYKFHYKGNGLSEQDKKEIKEAFKKIKPMLEKFLKQKDTNEKTMTNFSQMLKSSLPLPKNDNHLNAIKNEGVKTFDDVLNEIKASFDELKKAKELFDKLFSKNFEFYV
- a CDS encoding DUF2905 domain-containing protein — protein: MAKIFIFIGVIFIIIGLLLYFFKDFPLFHLPGDIVIKKENFVFYFPITSSILISVVLSAIFYIISKIMQ
- a CDS encoding diguanylate cyclase, coding for MKKRIYFILATLTIIIIIISFFYNQQSLTKLVTQKAKETYENRLKEYNVLYDSKKTFLDAFAKFLTSSPIIIESYLENNRTKLISYIKPLYKNLHNSNIIEEIHFFKAPAISFVNFANLKQYNINVSKSRADILWVDTSFQPSTHYYVCRLYPGLRATYPIIYNGKILGSLSFGLNIKIFKKLFEKLGAQSVSIYLNNDILKKMLLPQKYKEYAKLPTYENYKVLGKVFKNIDLKPGFEVKNNYVFTKIKISDFFGHPMAYLVIKDDIKQSIATIKRILIEKTIIELLGFLVAFGIVFILFRWIFTKMEDINKILTLIKEQKFSQIPQKTTPKDELDIYKNNLIEVAQKIKTYLNILSEKVEEYSDKAYKDGLTEALNRRFLEEKANQLFTKYSLKKTKVGIVMLDIDNFKQINDNFGHDIGDLIITKLADTIKSIIRKEDFLIRYGGEEFLLILPNSSLQDTYKVAEKIRKAIENLEVKIGNKNLKFTISVGISELNSFDKTLFDAIKRADINLYKAKQNGKNRVEI
- the thpR gene encoding RNA 2',3'-cyclic phosphodiesterase, producing MRLFIATPVTLPIYGAIKQSLSKYVEGKWVEGWNLHLTHKFIGEDEPEKYLKNLDIKKDSFKINGIGTFGDRILYLKADIDDDINRQINEKFSLKNDKPFKPHITLCRIKNIKDEKFWDELKKWENIKLEVPLEVYLYKSTLTKKGPIYEKIHKY
- the amrA gene encoding AmmeMemoRadiSam system protein A, with product MEKYEILPKLARLSIAEEFEGKKLIDKNEWLEKYPWLAEERATFVTLKMKDKPRGSNLRGCIGSILPYRPLIDDVIANAKAAAFEDPRFPPLTPEEFDRVKIEVSVLTIPEKVEYEDIADLRSKIRPGVDGVILQLANHQATFLPAVWEELPVFDLFFAHLCVKAGLPGDCLRYHPTIYRYQAIEVEEE